A window of the Pirellulales bacterium genome harbors these coding sequences:
- the argJ gene encoding bifunctional glutamate N-acetyltransferase/amino-acid acetyltransferase ArgJ, which translates to MTFVVPQGFRLAGVYAGIKRNAEALDLALIVSDRPATAAGVYTQNLVFAAPVKLDRARTPSRNIRAAVVNSGNANACTGARGDADAARMAELASATCGTTGEQALVLSTGVIGEFLPMEKISAGIAAAAGRLASDEASLVAAARGMMTTDTRPKLAGRTLYVADRAVQITGLAKGAAMIGPRMATMLSLILTDAALEPEVAQQALSAAVETSFNCISVDGHTSTNDTVLLLANGAAGTAPLAGSDIARFREALDEVCGELARAIPSDGEGATHLVTIDVRGCATREAAHRIAKTVAESPLVKTAIAGADPNWGRIVSAAGYAGIAFNPAGITLHVNGTMLYRAGAPVAFDADRVSKSIRDQYETRILLDFSEGTSAVRFWTTDLTAEYVRLNADYHT; encoded by the coding sequence ATGACGTTTGTCGTTCCTCAAGGTTTTCGGCTGGCGGGCGTCTACGCCGGCATCAAGCGCAACGCCGAGGCGCTCGATCTGGCACTGATCGTGTCCGACCGGCCGGCGACGGCCGCCGGCGTGTATACCCAAAACCTGGTTTTTGCCGCGCCGGTCAAGCTCGATCGGGCACGCACACCCAGCCGAAACATTCGGGCGGCGGTGGTCAATTCCGGCAACGCCAACGCTTGCACGGGCGCGCGAGGTGACGCCGATGCCGCCCGAATGGCCGAGCTTGCCTCCGCCACCTGCGGCACCACGGGCGAACAGGCGCTCGTTCTTTCGACCGGCGTCATCGGCGAGTTCTTGCCGATGGAAAAAATCTCCGCCGGCATCGCCGCAGCCGCCGGACGGCTCGCGTCCGACGAAGCGTCGTTGGTCGCCGCCGCTCGCGGGATGATGACCACCGACACGCGACCCAAGCTGGCGGGCCGAACGCTGTACGTGGCGGACCGAGCGGTGCAGATCACCGGGCTGGCCAAAGGGGCGGCCATGATTGGTCCGCGGATGGCGACCATGCTGAGCTTGATACTCACCGATGCGGCATTGGAACCGGAGGTCGCCCAGCAGGCGCTGTCGGCGGCCGTCGAAACGAGCTTCAACTGCATCAGCGTCGATGGGCATACGAGCACCAACGACACGGTGCTTTTGTTGGCCAACGGCGCCGCTGGCACGGCACCGCTCGCAGGCAGCGACATTGCCCGCTTCCGGGAGGCCCTCGACGAGGTCTGCGGCGAACTGGCCCGTGCGATACCGTCGGACGGCGAGGGGGCCACGCACCTCGTGACCATCGACGTGCGCGGCTGTGCCACGCGCGAGGCCGCGCACCGGATTGCCAAAACCGTTGCCGAAAGCCCGTTGGTCAAGACGGCCATCGCCGGGGCGGACCCCAATTGGGGCCGTATCGTTTCCGCCGCGGGGTACGCGGGCATCGCCTTCAACCCGGCGGGCATCACGCTGCACGTAAACGGAACGATGCTCTACCGGGCCGGCGCGCCGGTCGCCTTTGACGCCGACCGCGTCTCGAAGTCGATTCGCGACCAATATGAAACGAGGATTCTGCTCGACTTCAGCGAAGGCACGTCGGCCGTTCGCTTCTGGACCACCGACCTGACAGCCGAATATGTGCGGTTGAACGCGGATTATCACACGTAG
- the dxs gene encoding 1-deoxy-D-xylulose-5-phosphate synthase: MDQWLSKIESPRDLQPLSVAELEQLAGEMREAMCNLVTNRTAHFASNLGVIELCLALHKTFDFSRDRLIWDTGHQIYPHKLITGRYHEFGTIRTKGGLMGYPNPQESDYDLFMTGHAGASVSTILGLKSGDDLIPGEADRHAVAVIGDGALPSGMVFEALNNAGGMRKKITVILNDNKMSICPRVGGVAQYLDRLRMNPLYTGLKQEVVKALNKVPLLGDPVERLLWQAKESIKAGLHGGMLFEELGLRYVGPVDGHNIGQLCKYLRMLKEVEGPVLLHVVTEKGHGFQPAAEDPVFFHTPVPFQRDQNGSVSFKKSSSRSYTHVASEAIYDQLSQNPRVTVLTAAMCQGNNLERVRESFPDRFFDTGICESHAVAFAAGQAKSGLRPIVDIYSTFLQRSYDQIFQEVALQKLPVTFTLDRAGLTGPDGPTHHGAFDIAYMRVFPNMVVMSPGDEYDLPPMLDFALSHDSPVAVRYPKATSEKLDRPLAPIELGRAEVIEWGHDGMFVAFGAQMGACVKAAEILRGEGLDVGVVNARFAKPLDTETIFRAIESCSFVLTVEEGCLMGGFGSAVVEAATDAGLSTAHVRRLGIPDRFIEHAERGELLADLGLDVPGLVKAARELAARLEPRETVRRQVV, encoded by the coding sequence ATGGACCAATGGCTCTCAAAAATCGAGTCGCCGCGCGACTTGCAGCCGCTGTCGGTGGCCGAATTGGAACAGCTTGCCGGCGAAATGCGCGAGGCCATGTGCAATCTCGTGACCAACCGCACCGCCCACTTCGCCTCGAACCTGGGCGTGATCGAGCTTTGCCTGGCACTGCACAAGACGTTCGATTTCAGCCGCGACCGCCTGATCTGGGATACGGGGCACCAAATCTACCCGCACAAGCTCATCACCGGCCGCTATCACGAGTTCGGCACCATCCGCACCAAAGGCGGCCTGATGGGCTACCCCAATCCTCAAGAAAGCGATTATGACCTGTTCATGACCGGCCACGCCGGCGCCAGCGTGTCGACTATCCTGGGACTGAAAAGCGGCGACGACCTGATACCGGGTGAGGCCGATCGGCACGCCGTGGCGGTGATCGGCGACGGTGCCTTGCCTTCGGGCATGGTGTTCGAGGCGCTCAATAACGCCGGCGGCATGAGGAAAAAAATCACCGTCATCCTCAACGACAACAAGATGTCGATCTGCCCGCGGGTCGGCGGGGTGGCGCAGTATCTCGACCGGCTGCGGATGAACCCGCTCTACACCGGACTCAAACAAGAAGTGGTCAAGGCGCTGAACAAGGTGCCGCTGCTGGGCGATCCGGTCGAGCGATTGCTGTGGCAGGCCAAGGAGTCGATCAAGGCCGGCCTGCACGGCGGCATGTTGTTCGAAGAGCTGGGCCTGCGCTACGTCGGGCCGGTCGACGGCCACAACATCGGCCAACTCTGCAAGTATCTGCGGATGTTGAAAGAGGTCGAGGGTCCGGTGCTGTTGCACGTGGTGACGGAGAAGGGACACGGCTTTCAGCCCGCCGCCGAAGATCCCGTGTTTTTCCACACGCCGGTTCCGTTTCAGCGCGATCAGAACGGCTCGGTGTCGTTCAAGAAAAGCTCCTCGCGTTCGTACACCCACGTGGCCAGCGAGGCCATTTACGACCAGCTTTCGCAGAACCCGCGCGTCACCGTGCTGACGGCCGCCATGTGCCAGGGGAACAACCTGGAGCGCGTGCGGGAAAGCTTCCCCGACCGCTTTTTCGATACCGGCATCTGCGAATCGCACGCGGTGGCCTTCGCGGCCGGCCAGGCGAAGTCGGGCCTGCGTCCCATCGTCGATATTTACAGCACGTTCCTGCAGCGCAGCTACGATCAGATTTTCCAGGAAGTCGCCCTGCAAAAGCTGCCGGTCACGTTCACGCTCGACCGGGCGGGCCTCACCGGCCCCGACGGTCCGACGCACCACGGCGCCTTCGACATCGCCTACATGCGGGTGTTTCCGAACATGGTGGTGATGTCGCCCGGCGACGAGTACGACCTGCCGCCGATGCTCGACTTCGCGCTCTCGCACGATTCGCCCGTCGCGGTCCGCTATCCCAAGGCGACGTCCGAAAAGCTCGACCGTCCGCTGGCGCCGATCGAATTGGGGCGTGCCGAGGTGATCGAGTGGGGGCACGACGGCATGTTCGTCGCGTTCGGCGCACAGATGGGCGCCTGCGTCAAAGCGGCCGAGATCCTGCGCGGCGAAGGACTCGACGTGGGCGTCGTCAACGCTCGCTTTGCCAAGCCGCTCGACACCGAAACGATTTTTCGGGCCATCGAATCGTGCTCCTTCGTGCTCACCGTCGAAGAGGGCTGCTTGATGGGAGGCTTCGGCAGTGCTGTGGTCGAAGCGGCCACCGACGCGGGTTTATCGACGGCCCACGTGCGGCGGTTGGGCATTCCCGATCGTTTCATCGAGCACGCCGAGCGCGGCGAACTGCTGGCCGACCTGGGCCTCGACGTGCCGGGCCTGGTCAAGGCGGCACGCGAATTGGCCGCCCGCCTTGAGCCACGCGAGACCGTGCGCCGGCAAGTGGTGTAA
- the tadA gene encoding tRNA adenosine(34) deaminase TadA — protein sequence MHNHFMRLALQEAQRAFEEDEVPIGAVIVHDERVIAAAHNQREQLRDPTAHAEMIAITQAAQSLESWRLDDCILYATLEPCPMCAGAIIQARIPWVVYGAADPKAGAVHTLYQLLADPRLNHRCQTVSGVLAEQCGAVLTEFFKHKRALGKK from the coding sequence ATGCACAACCACTTCATGCGTCTCGCTTTGCAAGAGGCCCAGCGTGCCTTCGAAGAAGACGAGGTGCCGATCGGAGCGGTGATTGTGCATGACGAGCGCGTGATCGCGGCGGCCCACAACCAGCGCGAGCAGTTGCGCGATCCGACGGCCCACGCCGAGATGATCGCCATTACGCAAGCGGCCCAGTCGCTCGAGAGTTGGCGGCTCGACGACTGCATTCTGTACGCGACGCTGGAGCCCTGCCCGATGTGTGCGGGGGCGATTATCCAGGCCCGCATTCCGTGGGTGGTCTACGGCGCGGCCGATCCCAAGGCGGGCGCCGTCCATACGCTCTATCAGCTTTTGGCCGATCCGCGGCTGAATCATCGCTGCCAGACCGTCAGCGGCGTGCTGGCGGAGCAGTGCGGCGCGGTGTTGACGGAGTTCTTCAAGCACAAGCGGGCACTGGGAAAAAAGTAG
- a CDS encoding farnesyl diphosphate synthase, producing the protein MATTLLRSFEQAASELRPQIEEALDRYTHFASGCPAQLAESVRYSLLAPGKRLRPLMVLMAAEACGGSISNAMPTACAVEMIHCYSLIHDDLPAMDDDDLRRGRPTNHKVFGEAMAILAGDSLLTRAFEIVARDVQPPQVAAACCAALGEASGASALVGGQADDIIGEKGHAQASSQQPASPEKLLSALESIHDRKTGAIFLAALRLGGLTAAARPRQIDLLIEYGRRLGLAFQIADDLLDVQGNEEAAGKRVGKDADRGKLTFPGLLGIDESARRARRLVAEACEMLAPLGPPAGPLASLAHYVVERDR; encoded by the coding sequence ATGGCAACGACTCTCCTGCGTTCGTTCGAGCAAGCGGCCAGTGAATTGCGCCCTCAGATCGAGGAAGCACTCGACCGCTATACCCATTTTGCGTCCGGCTGTCCGGCCCAGCTCGCCGAGTCGGTCCGTTATAGTTTACTGGCCCCCGGCAAGCGATTGCGGCCGCTCATGGTGTTAATGGCGGCCGAAGCCTGCGGTGGAAGCATTAGCAACGCGATGCCCACCGCCTGTGCCGTTGAAATGATCCACTGCTATTCCCTAATCCACGATGATTTGCCGGCCATGGACGACGACGACCTGCGTCGCGGCCGGCCGACGAACCACAAGGTGTTTGGTGAAGCGATGGCCATCCTGGCCGGCGATTCGCTGCTGACGCGGGCCTTTGAGATTGTCGCCCGCGACGTGCAACCGCCGCAGGTCGCGGCGGCTTGCTGCGCCGCCTTGGGCGAGGCCTCGGGGGCATCGGCCCTGGTGGGTGGTCAGGCTGACGACATTATCGGGGAGAAGGGGCACGCGCAGGCCAGTTCGCAGCAGCCGGCTTCGCCCGAAAAGCTTTTGTCGGCGTTAGAATCGATTCACGATCGCAAGACGGGGGCCATTTTTCTGGCTGCGTTGCGTCTTGGGGGCTTGACGGCGGCCGCCAGGCCGAGGCAAATAGACTTGTTGATCGAATATGGTCGTCGCCTGGGGCTGGCCTTTCAGATCGCGGATGATCTGCTTGACGTCCAGGGAAATGAAGAAGCGGCGGGCAAAAGAGTTGGCAAGGATGCAGACCGAGGCAAGTTGACGTTTCCTGGATTATTAGGAATTGACGAAAGCGCGCGGCGTGCTAGACGTTTGGTCGCCGAAGCGTGCGAGATGCTCGCACCGCTGGGGCCGCCGGCCGGACCGCTGGCCTCGCTGGCACACTACGTCGTGGAGCGAGATCGATGA
- the argC gene encoding N-acetyl-gamma-glutamyl-phosphate reductase — MVRIAILGATGYSALELVKLLLRHPEAEITTVTSRQEGNPPLANVHPALTGRTELRLEDLGPVAVAGRAECVFSCLPHGVTASLVPQLLATHRCRVIDLSADYRLRSAELYHQWYGEKHADPERLATAVYGLPELFRQQIPSAQLIANPGCYPTSAILALAPLVKLRLIETDDIIVDSKSGVSGAGRTPKLTTLFPECNESVSAYNVGRHRHTPEIEQVLSTAGGENVEIIFTPHLVPMDRGILTTTYSTPRGKIGEERVLDTLREFYAHEPFVRVVEHLPGSKDSAGTNYCDITARVVRGRIVTISCLDNLIKGASGAAVQNFNLMFGFPETTALV; from the coding sequence ATGGTTCGCATTGCCATCCTCGGTGCCACAGGCTACTCGGCGTTGGAGCTCGTCAAGCTCCTGTTGAGACACCCCGAAGCCGAGATCACCACCGTCACCAGCCGGCAGGAGGGAAATCCCCCGCTGGCCAACGTCCATCCCGCGCTCACGGGCCGCACCGAGCTGCGCCTGGAAGACCTGGGGCCAGTGGCCGTCGCCGGCCGGGCGGAATGCGTCTTTAGCTGCCTGCCCCACGGCGTCACCGCCTCGCTCGTGCCGCAACTTCTTGCCACGCACCGCTGCCGAGTCATCGACCTCAGCGCCGACTACCGGCTGCGCAGCGCGGAGCTCTATCACCAGTGGTATGGCGAAAAGCATGCCGATCCCGAACGCCTGGCGACCGCCGTTTATGGATTGCCCGAACTGTTTCGCCAGCAGATCCCCTCGGCCCAGCTCATCGCGAATCCGGGCTGCTATCCGACGTCGGCCATCCTGGCGTTGGCGCCGCTGGTGAAACTGCGGTTGATCGAGACGGACGACATCATCGTCGATTCCAAGAGCGGCGTGTCGGGCGCGGGCCGCACGCCGAAACTCACCACGCTCTTTCCCGAGTGCAACGAAAGCGTGTCGGCCTACAACGTCGGCCGACATCGGCACACGCCCGAGATCGAGCAGGTGCTTTCGACGGCGGGCGGCGAGAACGTTGAGATCATCTTCACTCCGCACCTCGTTCCGATGGACCGCGGCATCTTGACCACCACCTATTCGACGCCACGGGGCAAGATCGGCGAGGAGCGGGTGCTCGATACGCTACGGGAGTTTTATGCTCACGAGCCGTTCGTTCGCGTGGTCGAGCATTTGCCGGGCAGCAAAGACAGCGCGGGAACCAACTATTGCGACATCACCGCCCGCGTGGTGCGGGGGCGGATCGTCACGATCAGTTGCCTCGACAATCTGATCAAGGGCGCATCGGGCGCCGCCGTGCAGAATTTCAACCTCATGTTCGGCTTCCCCGAAACGACGGCGCTGGTGTAA